A region of Gemmatimonadota bacterium DNA encodes the following proteins:
- a CDS encoding Nif3-like dinuclear metal center hexameric protein, translated as MRTAALSEMVDFLDGYLRIREVPDESGAVNGLQVANEGEVTGIVAAVDATQRTIDRVVAECPRGTMLLVHHGLFWDGNRPVTGRRYRRIKALLDHDVAVYSAHIPLDVHPEVGNNAVLAKMLGILDPVPFDSYKGMPFGASGHLISPRDTLVTRLTELLGDQVHLIPGGPETTTRVGIITGGAGGRIEQAAAAGLDTYITGEGAHHTTFDALEYGVNVLYAGHYATETVGVKALGQLVAERFGVAWAFHDHPTGL; from the coding sequence ATGAGAACTGCCGCGCTGAGCGAGATGGTCGACTTCCTCGACGGCTACCTCCGCATCCGCGAGGTGCCTGACGAGTCAGGCGCGGTGAACGGATTGCAGGTCGCGAACGAAGGCGAGGTCACCGGGATCGTGGCCGCCGTCGACGCGACGCAGCGCACCATCGATCGCGTGGTCGCCGAGTGCCCGCGTGGCACGATGCTGCTGGTGCACCACGGCCTCTTCTGGGATGGCAATCGACCAGTGACCGGCCGGCGCTACCGACGGATCAAGGCGCTGCTCGATCACGACGTCGCGGTCTACAGCGCGCACATTCCGCTCGATGTGCACCCCGAGGTCGGCAACAACGCGGTGCTCGCCAAGATGCTCGGCATCCTCGATCCGGTGCCATTCGACAGCTACAAGGGGATGCCGTTCGGCGCGTCGGGCCACCTGATCTCACCGCGCGACACGTTGGTGACGAGGCTGACGGAGCTGCTGGGCGACCAGGTCCACCTGATCCCCGGCGGCCCGGAGACGACGACGCGGGTCGGGATCATTACCGGCGGCGCGGGCGGTCGGATCGAACAGGCGGCCGCCGCCGGCCTCGACACCTACATCACCGGCGAAGGCGCGCACCACACCACCTTCGACGCGCTCGAATACGGCGTCAACGTCCTCTACGCGGGCCACTATGCCACCGAGACGGTCGGCGTGAAGGCGCTCGGGCAGCTGGTGGCCGAGCGGTTCGGCGTGGCGTGGGCGTTTCATGATCATCCGACGGGGCTCTGA
- a CDS encoding ATP-binding cassette domain-containing protein, which yields MIDDRSSRRGPTLLRLSGISKSFGLLLALDDVSFDVAAGEVHALLGENGAGKSTLIRIAAGPSARIWHPIAVFP from the coding sequence ATCATCGATGATCGATCATCCCGCCGGGGGCCAACGTTGCTGAGGCTCTCCGGCATCTCAAAATCGTTTGGCTTGCTGCTCGCCCTCGACGACGTCTCGTTCGACGTTGCCGCCGGTGAGGTGCATGCGCTGCTCGGCGAGAACGGGGCGGGGAAGAGCACGCTGATCCGGATTGCAGCGGGGCCCTCCGCCAGGATATGGCACCCGATCGCGGTCTTTCCGTAG
- a CDS encoding ParB/RepB/Spo0J family partition protein, producing the protein MSDSKRLGRGLESLLGPISREQAEATGALREIAVGAISANPYQPRRTFDEDALAELTSSIEASGLLQPIVVRPVGNRYELIAGERRWRAVQRLGWAKVSAVVRDFDDRTALTLALIENLQRDDLSALDEAAGYQRLMAEFSIPQAEVARLVGKDRSTIANTLRLLKLPADVQELLAGKHLAEGHARALLAIEDQREISRLAQEAVEKGWSVREVEAVVRGEAPEKARGKMMKKPATPKASSADARRVEDALRKRLGTDVRLTAKRRGRGLLAISYYSNDDLARLLEMLLGAPFEG; encoded by the coding sequence ATGAGCGACTCGAAGCGATTGGGCCGCGGACTCGAGTCGCTGCTCGGACCGATCTCGCGTGAGCAGGCGGAAGCGACTGGTGCGCTGCGCGAGATTGCCGTCGGCGCGATCTCCGCGAATCCGTATCAGCCGCGCCGGACCTTCGACGAGGACGCGCTCGCCGAACTCACGTCGTCGATCGAGGCGTCGGGCTTGTTGCAGCCGATCGTGGTGCGTCCGGTTGGGAATCGCTATGAGTTGATCGCCGGCGAACGCCGTTGGCGTGCAGTGCAGCGGCTCGGCTGGGCCAAAGTCTCGGCGGTCGTTCGCGACTTCGATGATCGCACCGCACTGACGCTTGCCCTGATCGAGAACCTGCAGCGCGACGATCTCTCGGCGCTCGACGAAGCTGCCGGCTATCAACGCCTGATGGCGGAGTTCTCGATTCCGCAGGCCGAAGTGGCTCGGCTCGTCGGCAAGGATCGCTCGACGATTGCCAACACGCTGCGCCTGCTGAAGTTGCCCGCCGATGTGCAGGAGCTGCTCGCGGGGAAGCATCTCGCCGAGGGGCATGCGCGCGCGTTGCTGGCGATCGAGGATCAGCGCGAGATCTCGCGTCTGGCGCAGGAAGCGGTCGAGAAGGGGTGGTCGGTTCGCGAGGTGGAAGCGGTGGTGCGTGGCGAGGCGCCCGAGAAGGCGCGCGGCAAGATGATGAAGAAGCCGGCGACGCCGAAGGCCTCCTCCGCCGATGCGCGCCGCGTCGAGGATGCGCTCCGCAAGCGCCTCGGCACCGACGTGCGCCTCACCGCCAAGCGGCGCGGGCGCGGCCTCCTCGCCATTTCGTACTACTCGAACGACGATCTCGCGCGCCTGCTCGAGATGCTGCTTGGGGCACCATTCGAAGGGTGA
- a CDS encoding BMP family protein has product MRRLLLLSALLLVGACAPKPSANDGAFRVALITPGSIADAAWNAGAFAGLGQIKDSLGAAISHIEARTPADQEEALRSYAAAGYTMVYGHGYEFQAPAERVAKDFPNTVFVITSGQQVAGKVVPLIFRIHEATYLAGMVAGALTKTGKIGFVGGMELPPIKLGYDGWVQGAQATRPDVETRLTYLGNFDDAAAGKEAALAMIRLGVDQLHHNADAAAIGLFGAAKESPNVYVYGANADQSALAPERVIGSAVLDLPRALLLVAREVKENRFTPRVESFGLESGVISFATNPALTTIWPAGLAERVQAARDSIIAGTLVVAGVKTP; this is encoded by the coding sequence ATGCGCCGTCTCCTTCTGCTGTCCGCACTCCTGCTCGTTGGCGCGTGTGCGCCGAAGCCATCGGCCAACGACGGCGCGTTTCGCGTCGCGCTGATCACGCCGGGTTCCATCGCCGATGCGGCGTGGAATGCCGGGGCCTTCGCGGGACTCGGGCAGATCAAGGATTCACTCGGCGCCGCCATTTCACACATCGAGGCGCGCACCCCCGCCGATCAGGAAGAGGCGCTCCGTTCCTACGCCGCCGCCGGCTACACGATGGTGTATGGCCACGGCTACGAGTTCCAGGCCCCCGCGGAGCGGGTCGCGAAGGACTTCCCCAACACCGTCTTCGTGATCACCTCGGGGCAGCAGGTCGCCGGGAAGGTGGTGCCGCTGATCTTCCGCATTCACGAAGCGACCTACCTCGCCGGGATGGTGGCCGGCGCACTCACGAAGACAGGCAAGATCGGCTTCGTCGGCGGGATGGAGCTGCCGCCCATCAAGCTCGGCTACGATGGCTGGGTGCAGGGCGCGCAGGCGACGCGCCCCGACGTCGAGACGCGGCTCACCTACCTCGGCAACTTCGACGATGCCGCTGCTGGCAAGGAGGCGGCGCTCGCGATGATCCGCCTCGGCGTTGACCAGCTGCACCACAACGCCGATGCCGCCGCGATCGGACTGTTCGGCGCCGCGAAGGAATCGCCCAACGTCTATGTCTATGGGGCGAACGCCGACCAGAGCGCGCTGGCACCGGAGCGTGTCATCGGTTCGGCGGTGCTCGACCTGCCGCGTGCGCTGCTGCTCGTCGCCCGCGAGGTGAAGGAGAATCGGTTCACGCCGCGGGTCGAGTCGTTCGGGCTGGAGAGCGGCGTGATCTCCTTCGCGACGAACCCCGCGCTCACGACTATCTGGCCAGCCGGGCTCGCGGAGCGGGTGCAGGCCGCGCGCGATTCGATCATCGCGGGAACCCTCGTCGTTGCCGGAGTGAAGACGCCATGA
- a CDS encoding ABC transporter permease yields the protein MTTSSRAGLRDVMVTGGAFALGLVLLALFLLVAGFDVPLALGALWRGAFGSWYAITSATLVRATPLILLGLAFTLGSRGGALNIGMEGQFALGAMAAAWAGTHVGGLPMVVALPIVLAAGMIGGIAWMAVPVLLKLRFGVTEVISTLLLNFVAEAAVSWAVSGPMQEPTHVYPQSAAIAASAQLPKLLPGARLHLGLVLAVLVAVGLMVLLRKTRWGFELRAVGAGPRAAEVSGGIRSGRLLAVALLASGALAGLGGAVEVSGVSYALYLNLSPGYGFTAIAVALLGRLQPLGVVIAGVLFGALEAGAGAMQRDAGIPAVAVQVVQAVVIVTMVVGGRRGSMVDDR from the coding sequence GTGACGACCTCCTCGCGGGCGGGCCTTCGTGATGTGATGGTCACCGGCGGAGCGTTCGCCCTCGGGCTCGTATTGCTCGCGCTCTTCCTCCTGGTCGCCGGCTTCGATGTGCCGCTCGCGCTCGGTGCGCTCTGGCGCGGCGCCTTCGGCTCGTGGTACGCCATCACCTCGGCGACGCTCGTCCGCGCCACCCCGCTCATCCTGCTCGGGCTCGCGTTCACCCTCGGGAGCCGAGGCGGTGCCCTCAACATCGGGATGGAGGGGCAGTTCGCCCTCGGTGCGATGGCCGCGGCGTGGGCGGGGACGCATGTCGGTGGACTGCCGATGGTGGTGGCGCTGCCGATCGTGCTCGCGGCCGGGATGATTGGCGGCATCGCCTGGATGGCCGTGCCGGTCCTCCTCAAGCTGCGCTTCGGGGTGACCGAGGTGATCTCGACGCTACTGCTGAACTTCGTGGCCGAGGCAGCGGTGAGCTGGGCGGTAAGCGGTCCGATGCAGGAGCCGACCCATGTCTATCCGCAGAGCGCGGCGATCGCGGCCTCGGCGCAGCTGCCGAAGCTGCTCCCCGGGGCGCGGCTGCACCTGGGGTTGGTGCTGGCGGTGCTGGTGGCGGTCGGATTGATGGTGTTGCTGCGCAAGACGCGCTGGGGCTTCGAGTTGCGCGCCGTTGGCGCGGGGCCACGCGCCGCCGAGGTGAGCGGCGGGATCCGGAGCGGCCGGCTGCTGGCGGTGGCGCTGCTGGCGAGTGGTGCGCTGGCCGGGCTCGGTGGTGCGGTCGAGGTCAGCGGCGTATCGTATGCACTCTACCTCAATCTCTCTCCGGGCTACGGCTTCACCGCGATTGCGGTGGCGCTGCTCGGTCGGCTCCAGCCGCTCGGCGTGGTGATCGCCGGAGTGCTCTTTGGTGCCCTCGAAGCAGGCGCCGGGGCGATGCAGCGCGACGCCGGGATCCCGGCGGTGGCGGTGCAGGTGGTGCAGGCGGTGGTGATCGTGACGATGGTGGTGGGGGGGCGGCGAGGATCGATGGTCGATGATCGATGA
- the mnmG gene encoding tRNA uridine-5-carboxymethylaminomethyl(34) synthesis enzyme MnmG, producing MHCDVLVLGGGHAGTEAAALAARSGARVILLTQRLDTIGQMSCNPAIGGIAKGTVAREVDALGGIMGRATDRAMIQFRMLNQSKGPAVASPRAQCDRTLYRRAVRDLLESLPVTHPVQLVEGTAARFLIEGGAVVGVLTDAGVSVRARAVVITTGTFLRGRIHVGTSHTIPAGRAGEPPSVELSEHLAALGLAVERFKTGTPPRIDGRTIDTSVMARQDSDVAPYWFSSHVRAPHPEQRPCWLTWAGDPVKELITRHLADSALYGGAISGRGPRYCPSVEDKVVKFPDAARHQVFLEPEGLDTDELYVGGLSTSLPPDVQLQMLRLIPGMAQVEMTRAGYAIEYDYLPPTQLDRHLAVKAIPGLYTAGQINGTTGYEEAAGQGAVAGMNAAAWALDLEPVAIGRSEGYCGVLVDDLVSRGVDEPYRLFTSRAEHRLMLRQDNALRRMLPIATSRNLWSDGERAAAEERLEREEAVSRRAVDTAVSPAQANGILAASGSNGISEPVRIAELVKRPGVSLVALFEAAGVDVGADDCEWSAIELRYGGYLARERVVAEKLVRLEATPLPADLPWGQMERLSWEAREKLARVQPTTLAQAGRVPGVSPADLQHLLVEVLRRERVK from the coding sequence ATGCATTGCGATGTCCTCGTCCTGGGTGGCGGTCACGCCGGCACCGAAGCGGCCGCGTTGGCGGCGCGTTCCGGCGCGCGGGTGATCCTGCTGACGCAGCGGCTCGACACCATCGGCCAGATGTCATGCAACCCCGCGATCGGCGGCATCGCGAAGGGGACCGTCGCTCGCGAGGTCGATGCCCTCGGCGGGATCATGGGCCGCGCGACCGACCGCGCGATGATCCAGTTCCGGATGCTGAATCAGAGCAAGGGCCCCGCAGTGGCGAGCCCACGCGCGCAGTGCGACCGCACGCTGTATCGCCGCGCCGTGCGTGACCTGCTCGAGTCGCTGCCGGTGACGCACCCGGTGCAACTCGTCGAAGGAACCGCCGCCCGCTTCCTGATCGAGGGCGGCGCCGTGGTCGGCGTGCTCACCGATGCTGGCGTGTCGGTGCGCGCGCGTGCGGTCGTGATCACCACGGGCACCTTCCTGCGCGGGCGCATTCATGTGGGGACGTCGCACACGATTCCTGCGGGCCGCGCCGGTGAGCCGCCGTCGGTCGAACTCTCGGAACACCTTGCGGCGCTTGGGTTAGCGGTCGAACGCTTCAAGACCGGCACGCCGCCGCGCATCGATGGCCGGACCATCGACACGTCGGTGATGGCGCGTCAGGATTCCGACGTTGCACCGTACTGGTTCTCGTCGCACGTGCGCGCGCCGCATCCGGAACAGCGCCCCTGTTGGCTGACGTGGGCGGGTGATCCAGTGAAGGAACTCATCACACGGCACCTCGCCGACTCGGCGCTGTATGGCGGCGCGATCTCCGGGCGTGGTCCGCGCTACTGTCCGAGTGTCGAGGACAAGGTGGTGAAGTTCCCCGACGCCGCGCGCCATCAGGTCTTCCTCGAACCGGAAGGACTCGACACCGACGAGCTCTACGTCGGTGGACTCTCGACGTCGCTGCCACCTGACGTGCAACTGCAGATGCTGCGACTGATTCCCGGCATGGCGCAGGTCGAGATGACGCGCGCCGGCTACGCGATCGAGTACGACTACCTGCCACCGACGCAGTTGGATCGCCATCTCGCCGTGAAGGCGATCCCCGGGCTCTACACCGCCGGCCAGATCAACGGGACGACCGGCTACGAGGAGGCGGCGGGGCAGGGCGCGGTCGCCGGCATGAATGCGGCGGCCTGGGCGCTTGATCTCGAGCCCGTCGCGATCGGCCGAAGTGAGGGGTACTGCGGCGTCCTGGTGGACGACCTGGTTTCCAGAGGCGTGGATGAACCGTATCGGCTATTCACTTCCCGTGCCGAACATCGTCTTATGTTAAGGCAGGACAACGCGTTACGCCGCATGTTGCCAATTGCTACGAGTCGAAATCTCTGGTCGGACGGGGAGCGGGCTGCCGCCGAGGAGCGATTGGAGCGGGAGGAGGCGGTGAGCAGGCGGGCGGTGGATACGGCGGTGTCGCCGGCGCAGGCGAATGGGATCCTCGCGGCGAGTGGAAGCAATGGGATCAGCGAGCCGGTGCGGATCGCGGAGCTGGTGAAGCGTCCGGGGGTGTCGCTGGTGGCGCTGTTCGAGGCGGCAGGGGTCGATGTGGGCGCCGACGATTGCGAGTGGTCGGCGATCGAGCTTCGCTATGGCGGTTACCTGGCCAGGGAGCGGGTGGTCGCCGAGAAGTTGGTGCGACTCGAGGCGACGCCGTTGCCGGCGGACCTGCCCTGGGGTCAGATGGAGCGGCTTTCCTGGGAGGCTCGCGAGAAGCTCGCCCGGGTGCAGCCGACGACGCTGGCCCAGGCTGGGCGGGTTCCGGGGGTTTCCCCGGCGGATCTGCAGCATCTGCTGGTTGAAGTGCTTCGCCGGGAGCGCGTGAAGTAG
- a CDS encoding ATP-binding cassette domain-containing protein, translated as MLRPYGVVAQHFSSIPAFTVAENIALAAGWRETGRAAERRAAEVIARLGLPLDATAVVETLSVQLRQRLEIVKALAGDARVLLLDEPSAVLAPREVTELLQLVRDFAAKGGAVVLITHKLDEVFAAADRVTVLRRGKVTFTGQVAGETPASLSRAMIGGDLPRVERRAPVLGEVVVRAERLVVEQVPLDFVIRAGEVVGVAAIEGNGQRALLRAVAGLDEAAPRSGSLTVSGPVAFVPEDRTTEGIIPALTLTENILLGDHTAPWWLDWPALRVRTAELLEAFDVRGGDADTPAASLSGGNQQKLIFARVLERSPKVLVVEDPTRGLDVQATAAIHERLRAAAASGAAVIVHSSDLDEVVEIADRLFVMANGTLTELPIDTPRDVVGDAMLAVGSSE; from the coding sequence ATGCTGCGCCCGTACGGCGTGGTCGCTCAGCACTTCTCCTCGATCCCCGCATTCACCGTCGCGGAGAACATTGCGCTGGCGGCAGGGTGGCGGGAGACGGGGCGGGCGGCGGAACGGCGTGCCGCCGAGGTGATTGCGCGGCTCGGGTTGCCACTCGATGCGACGGCCGTGGTCGAGACGCTCTCGGTGCAGTTGCGGCAGCGCCTGGAAATTGTGAAGGCGCTGGCCGGCGATGCGCGCGTGTTGCTGCTCGACGAGCCGAGTGCCGTGTTGGCACCGCGCGAGGTGACGGAACTGTTGCAGCTGGTGCGCGACTTCGCTGCGAAGGGCGGGGCAGTGGTCTTGATCACCCACAAACTCGACGAGGTGTTTGCGGCGGCCGATCGCGTCACGGTACTGCGTCGGGGCAAGGTGACCTTCACCGGCCAGGTGGCGGGGGAGACACCGGCGAGTCTGTCGCGCGCGATGATCGGCGGCGACCTGCCGCGCGTCGAGCGCAGGGCGCCGGTGCTGGGTGAGGTGGTGGTGCGCGCTGAGCGGTTGGTGGTGGAGCAGGTGCCACTCGACTTCGTGATCCGAGCCGGTGAGGTGGTCGGCGTCGCGGCGATCGAGGGGAACGGCCAGCGGGCCCTGCTCCGCGCAGTGGCGGGGCTCGACGAGGCCGCGCCGCGGAGTGGGTCACTCACCGTGAGCGGGCCCGTCGCGTTCGTGCCGGAGGATCGCACCACCGAGGGGATCATCCCCGCACTCACCCTGACCGAGAACATCCTGCTCGGCGACCACACCGCGCCCTGGTGGCTCGACTGGCCGGCGCTCAGGGTGCGGACGGCCGAACTGCTTGAGGCGTTTGACGTGCGTGGCGGCGATGCCGATACCCCGGCCGCATCGCTCAGCGGCGGCAACCAGCAGAAGCTGATCTTTGCGCGCGTACTCGAGCGATCGCCGAAGGTGCTGGTGGTGGAAGATCCGACGCGCGGCCTCGACGTGCAGGCGACGGCAGCGATCCACGAACGCTTGCGTGCTGCGGCGGCGAGCGGCGCGGCGGTGATCGTGCATTCCTCCGACCTCGACGAAGTGGTGGAGATCGCCGATCGACTCTTCGTGATGGCCAACGGCACGCTGACCGAACTGCCGATCGATACCCCGCGCGACGTGGTGGGCGATGCGATGCTCGCTGTGGGGAGCAGCGAGTGA
- a CDS encoding CocE/NonD family hydrolase: protein MRLAALLLLPALSATLPAQTAAPAKPAYTYVKLVDTMVAMRDGVKLHTSIYVPQNYSGPLAIVFTRTPYSITGSAGRMTGSYRELAEDGYAFAFQDIRGHYGSEGTFVMQRAPRDRNDPKAIDEGSDAYDTIDWLVKRVPGNNGRVGMLGVSYDGWVVVQALMDPHPAFKAASPQASPADMWMGDDFHHQGAFRLSYGFEYAYDMEQGKVSKQFAFDRADTYDWYLSLGSLARVNQEVFKGTIPTWNDFAAHPNYDAFWKKQAAVPYLQQPVTVPTLNVAGWWDQEDFYGPVTIYRAMEKHDAKNMNFLVVGPWNHGGWGGTGKTLGPIDFGSNTGDYYRQSIQRPFFACHLRGATDGCTPAEATLFRAGENRWVSNTTFPRRDNVTQTPIYTAASGALSFTAPKAAAAADSFISDPANPVPYRRRPIQPTYGPGSQWRAWLTEDQRHVDHRPDVLTWQTGVLDAPVTISGEIMATLYASTSQSDADWVVKLIDVYPDSLPSPMGGFQFMVANDVLRGRYLDSFEKPRPLVPNKVEKLTVDLHTQEYTFKPGHRIMVQIQSTWFPLIDRNPQRFVPNIFNASAADFRKATHAVQRSARWPTHVTLPVVR, encoded by the coding sequence ATGCGCCTCGCCGCCCTGCTCCTGTTGCCGGCCCTCTCTGCCACGCTCCCCGCACAGACCGCCGCACCGGCCAAGCCCGCCTACACCTATGTCAAGCTCGTCGACACCATGGTGGCGATGCGCGATGGGGTGAAGCTGCACACCTCCATCTATGTGCCGCAGAACTACAGCGGGCCGCTGGCGATCGTCTTCACGCGCACGCCGTACAGCATCACCGGCTCGGCCGGCCGCATGACCGGCAGCTATCGCGAACTCGCCGAGGATGGCTACGCCTTCGCCTTTCAGGACATCCGCGGCCACTACGGCAGCGAAGGCACCTTCGTGATGCAACGCGCCCCGCGCGATCGCAACGATCCGAAGGCGATCGACGAAGGGAGCGATGCCTACGACACCATCGACTGGCTCGTCAAGCGCGTCCCCGGCAACAACGGCCGCGTCGGCATGCTCGGCGTCTCGTACGATGGGTGGGTCGTCGTGCAGGCACTCATGGATCCGCACCCCGCCTTCAAGGCCGCGTCGCCGCAGGCCTCGCCGGCCGACATGTGGATGGGCGACGACTTCCACCACCAAGGCGCGTTCCGGTTGTCGTATGGCTTCGAGTACGCCTACGACATGGAACAGGGGAAGGTCTCCAAGCAGTTCGCCTTCGACCGCGCCGACACTTACGACTGGTACCTCTCGCTCGGCTCGCTCGCGCGCGTCAATCAGGAAGTCTTCAAGGGGACGATCCCCACCTGGAACGACTTCGCCGCACACCCGAACTACGACGCCTTCTGGAAGAAGCAGGCGGCCGTGCCCTACCTCCAGCAGCCGGTCACCGTGCCGACGCTCAATGTGGCGGGGTGGTGGGACCAGGAAGATTTCTACGGGCCGGTCACCATCTACCGCGCCATGGAGAAGCACGACGCGAAGAACATGAACTTCCTCGTCGTCGGCCCCTGGAACCACGGCGGCTGGGGCGGCACCGGCAAGACGTTGGGACCGATCGACTTCGGCAGCAACACCGGAGACTACTACCGCCAGTCGATCCAGCGCCCCTTCTTCGCCTGCCACCTCAGGGGCGCCACCGATGGCTGCACACCGGCGGAAGCGACGCTCTTCCGCGCGGGAGAGAATCGCTGGGTCAGCAACACGACCTTCCCTCGGCGCGACAACGTCACCCAGACACCGATCTACACCGCCGCGTCAGGGGCACTCTCGTTCACGGCGCCGAAGGCCGCCGCCGCCGCGGACTCCTTCATCTCCGATCCGGCGAATCCGGTGCCGTATCGTCGCCGGCCGATCCAGCCGACGTATGGACCCGGCTCGCAGTGGCGCGCGTGGCTCACCGAGGACCAGCGCCACGTCGACCATCGCCCCGATGTGCTGACCTGGCAGACCGGCGTGCTCGATGCGCCCGTCACCATCAGCGGCGAGATCATGGCCACGCTCTATGCCTCGACCTCCCAGAGCGACGCCGACTGGGTCGTCAAGCTGATCGACGTCTACCCCGACTCACTGCCGTCGCCGATGGGTGGCTTCCAGTTCATGGTCGCCAACGACGTCCTCCGCGGCCGCTACCTCGACTCCTTTGAGAAGCCCCGGCCGCTGGTGCCGAACAAGGTCGAGAAGTTGACCGTCGACCTGCACACGCAGGAGTACACCTTCAAGCCGGGCCACCGGATCATGGTGCAGATCCAGAGCACCTGGTTCCCGCTGATCGATCGCAACCCGCAGCGCTTCGTCCCCAACATCTTCAACGCCAGCGCCGCCGATTTCCGGAAGGCGACGCATGCGGTGCAGCGGTCGGCGAGGTGGCCGACGCACGTGACGTTGCCGGTCGTGCGGTAG
- a CDS encoding ParA family protein, which produces MARTIAIANQKGGVGKTTTAVNLAASLAIAERKTLLIDADPQGNATSGVGIEKGSVERSLYDILIDGLSVKDVVRQDPQLPFLHVLPATQDLVGAELELIGMPNRETILRGVIDAIQDDYEYILIDCPPSLGLVTLNVLTAADAVIIPIQCEYYALEGISQLLNTIRVVQQNFNPDFQIEGVLLTMYDNRLNLSKQVVTEAKDYFGAKVFRTVIPRNVRLAEAPSFGKPILLYDVQSIGAKSYLAVAQELMKRTVGLTKGRSGGGAT; this is translated from the coding sequence ATGGCCCGTACCATCGCGATTGCCAACCAAAAGGGTGGCGTCGGCAAGACCACGACTGCTGTCAACCTCGCCGCCTCCCTGGCCATCGCGGAGCGGAAGACCCTGCTCATCGACGCCGACCCCCAGGGGAACGCCACCTCCGGGGTAGGGATCGAGAAGGGGAGCGTGGAACGGTCGCTCTATGATATTCTGATTGATGGACTTAGCGTCAAAGATGTCGTGAGGCAGGACCCCCAGCTCCCCTTCCTGCATGTCCTTCCGGCCACTCAGGATCTCGTCGGCGCCGAACTCGAACTCATCGGCATGCCGAACCGGGAGACCATCCTGCGCGGCGTCATCGACGCCATCCAGGATGACTACGAGTACATCCTGATCGACTGCCCGCCCTCGCTGGGCCTGGTGACCCTCAACGTCCTCACCGCCGCGGACGCCGTCATCATTCCGATCCAGTGCGAGTACTACGCGTTGGAGGGTATCTCTCAGCTGCTCAACACGATACGCGTCGTCCAGCAGAACTTCAATCCGGACTTCCAGATCGAAGGCGTGCTCCTCACGATGTATGACAACCGTCTCAATCTGTCCAAGCAGGTCGTCACCGAGGCGAAGGACTATTTCGGCGCGAAGGTCTTCCGCACGGTGATCCCGCGGAACGTGCGCCTCGCCGAGGCGCCGTCGTTCGGCAAGCCGATCCTCTTGTATGACGTGCAGTCGATCGGCGCCAAGAGTTACCTGGCGGTCGCGCAGGAATTGATGAAGCGCACCGTGGGTCTCACCAAGGGCCGTAGCGGCGGAGGCGCGACATGA